The following coding sequences lie in one Pseudomonas syringae CC1557 genomic window:
- a CDS encoding CitMHS family transporter, with protein sequence MLATLGVITILCMLVSIMSKRISPLVALIALPIIAALLGGFGLQTSGFIITGIKNVAPVVGMFVFAILFFGIMTDAGMLDPIIDRILKRVGTRPTRIVMGTALLALLVHLDGSGAVTFLVTIPAMLPLYTRLGMDKRILACVTAMAAGVNFLPWTGPVLRSSAALHVPVSDLFQPLIPVQIVGLIFVFACAYFLGRREERRLGLGPNNLDVKPHQRSLSEAELELRKPRLFWINLLLTLVVMGVMIAGVVDPVVMFMLGTVCALCLNYPNVDAQRARIDAHAKTALTMASILLAAGVFTGIMQGTGMLKAMAEVAVGQIPAGHGKLIPVVVGFLSMPLSLLFDPDSFYFGIMPVVAEVGRALGVDPIQVAQASLLGVHTTGFPVSPLTPATFLLVGLCKIELADHQRFTIPFLFAASVIMTLTAMVIGVF encoded by the coding sequence ATGCTCGCTACGCTCGGTGTAATCACCATTCTTTGTATGCTCGTCAGCATCATGAGCAAACGCATTTCCCCGTTGGTTGCGTTGATCGCCCTGCCGATCATCGCCGCGCTGCTGGGTGGCTTTGGTCTGCAAACCAGCGGATTCATCATCACAGGTATCAAGAACGTCGCCCCTGTAGTGGGGATGTTTGTGTTTGCCATCCTGTTCTTCGGCATCATGACAGACGCTGGCATGCTCGATCCCATCATTGATCGCATCCTCAAAAGGGTAGGCACACGGCCGACCCGTATCGTCATGGGCACCGCTCTGCTGGCGTTGCTGGTGCATCTGGACGGTTCCGGTGCAGTGACCTTTCTTGTGACGATTCCCGCGATGCTGCCGTTGTACACGCGGCTTGGCATGGATAAACGGATACTGGCTTGCGTCACGGCGATGGCTGCGGGTGTCAACTTTCTCCCTTGGACCGGCCCGGTACTGCGCTCTTCCGCCGCTCTTCATGTGCCCGTGTCAGATCTTTTTCAACCGCTTATTCCGGTGCAGATAGTCGGACTGATATTTGTCTTTGCCTGCGCTTATTTTCTGGGGCGGCGCGAGGAGCGACGCTTGGGCCTTGGCCCGAACAATCTCGATGTAAAGCCCCATCAGCGCTCGCTCAGTGAGGCCGAGCTTGAACTGCGCAAGCCGAGGTTGTTCTGGATCAACCTGCTGCTGACGCTGGTGGTGATGGGCGTGATGATCGCGGGGGTGGTAGATCCAGTAGTGATGTTCATGCTCGGTACTGTGTGTGCCTTGTGCCTCAACTACCCCAACGTGGACGCACAACGGGCACGAATCGACGCGCACGCCAAAACAGCCCTCACCATGGCCAGCATTTTGCTGGCTGCCGGAGTGTTCACAGGAATCATGCAAGGCACCGGGATGCTGAAGGCCATGGCAGAAGTTGCCGTGGGCCAGATTCCAGCCGGGCATGGGAAGCTGATCCCGGTAGTAGTGGGTTTCCTCTCAATGCCGTTGAGCCTGCTTTTCGATCCGGATTCTTTTTACTTCGGCATCATGCCCGTGGTCGCCGAAGTAGGCAGAGCGCTAGGTGTTGATCCGATACAGGTCGCGCAGGCGTCGCTGCTGGGTGTGCACACCACCGGCTTCCCGGTCAGCCCGTTGACGCCCGCGACCTTTCTGCTGGTCGGCCTGTGCAAGATCGAACTGGCCGACCACCAGCGCTTCACTATCCCTTTCCTGTTTGCGGCCTCGGTCATCATGACCCTGACCGCTATGGTCATTGGAGTTTTCTGA